The following nucleotide sequence is from Vitis vinifera cultivar Pinot Noir 40024 chromosome 14, ASM3070453v1.
TGGAGTACTTGGCCATTTGGTTGAATCTGACACCTTGGAAGCAACATGCCCCCACTGAGGAAAAATTGCCTTGCCATGACTGTTGGAGAAGCTCTGATCTTTTTTTTGACTACTGTAGAAAATGTTGGCTAGGTATATCTCTCAAGTGATGGCTAAATAGGATGCTAATAtgcattttttcttaattttgtcttatttacATGGACTGGTTCCAATTCTCAGTAGTATTGTCCTGCTTCTGCTTCAGCCCTTTTTTTATGCATGATTACAGATCTTTCCTTATCTTGAGGATAAAATAATAGTTACCAATTTTTTTGACTCAAGTTTCTACAGAATGTTCAGAGGCATGATAGAAAGGCTTTACTGCCGCCAGTTCATGTTACTTATTGATACCTGCCATCTGGCACTTGTTTCACTTGTGGGATTCTGAGAAAATTGGTCGCATGTTTGTTTAGGACATTTATATAAGTCAAATATGTGATACCGAAACCTCATAAAAGTTAAATGATTCTGTTTTGCTTTTCCTTACATTTTAAATGAGTCCTTTATATAAGTAAAATATATGATACTTTGGTTAGGGAGATTATTCTTTTTTGCTTTTCCTTACATTTTAAATGAGTCTATCATGCTTTTCATGGGATTTCAATCTTCCTTCTGTTTTTTGATGCTTGCTCAAAGCaagaaattttcattattaaatgtCCTTGTATTCTTTTTCTGTTATCATGTTAGTAAATTTGGTCACAACACCATTGAACATTATGATCTTATTTGTCCATGCCATGACACTTGAAAAATTGAAGCATTTCACTTCCATTGATTTCAGAGCACTTCATTGAATTTTGTTTAATCAGAAGCAGGACAAATGTTAACTTTAGCTACCATTTTGCTTTCCTTCAGGAATTGTTGTTGATGATCCCCGTATGCTGATTAGCTATTATGTGGTTTTCATGCTTGCGTGTTTCAAGTTCCGTGCCAATTGTTTGTCTAGTCTTTCAGAGGCGTATACATATCAAAAAATCATGTCCCGATTTATGAAGGCATCGGTGTTGAGTGATCTATCATTTGAAACAAAAAGCATGTGGACATTTATCGACTACTTGAGGCTTTATAGTTACTGTCACTTACTAGATCTAGTTCTTGCTTTGATTTTGATTACGGGAACCCTTGAGTATGACATTCTGCACCTTGGCTACCTTGGCTTTGCTATGGTTTTCTTTCGAATGAGGCTTGAAATActaaagaagaagaataaaatcTTCAAGTTCTTGCGAATGTACAATTTTGCTCTAATTGTTCTCTCTCTTGCCTATCAATCTCCTTTTGTAGGAGATTTCAGTAAAGGGAAATGGGAAATGATAGACTACATAAGTGAGGTGAttggattttataaatatgattatgGGTTTCGAATTACATCGAGATCAGCACTTGTTGAGATTATCATATTTATGCTGGTATCACTGCAATCATATATGTTTTCATCCCAGGAGTTTGATTATGTGTCAAAATATCTAGAAGCAGAGCAAATTGGAGCCATAGTGAGTCAGCAGGAGAAAAGAGCTGCTTGGAAGACTGCACAGTTGCTGCTTATCCGTAAATCTGAAGAGCAGAAACGCCATCGTAATCTGCAGGTAGAAAAGATGAAATCAGAGATGCTCAACCTACAAATCCAGCTTCAGAGCATGAGCACCAATTCAAACTGTGGTAAAACTTCTCCCAGGAATGAAGGTCTTAGAAGGAGATGGAATTCTTCTCTAGATTCACACAGGGTGGATGGCAACCCTGACAAAGGGGAAAATGAATTAAAGAAGGAAGGCACTGATTCTTTTTCCCATTTCAATACGATTGAATCTCCAGAAAGAGTAAGAACTGGAAGTCCTTCAGCAGTAGAGTCCAGGAAGCATTCAGGGGATTCTCTTCCTGAGATCATTGAACTCAAGGAGAAAACTACAAGTTATGATTTTTTGTATTCAGACCAAAGAGATAAGGCAAAATCCCAAGGTAAGGAAAACCCAATAATTTCAGCAGTGCATCTTATTGGTGATGGAGTTTCTCAAGTTCAATCTCTTGGTAATCTGGCAGTTAACAATCTTGTAAGTTTCTTAAACATAGATCATGAGGAACCACATTCAAATGAGCCCTTGTCTGAGGATGGGATGTATGATGAGATAGAGAGTCAGGAAGTGGGCTGCAAACATTTTGATCGAACATTTTCTACGCATTCTGGTACTGAGGGTACCATGTCGGATTCTGCATTCCTGCAAATTGGTATGATTTTCAGATACATGTGGGCCCAAATGCGATCGAATAATGATATTGTTTGTTACTGCTGTTTCATTTTGATGTTCCTATGGAACTTCAGTTTGCTTTCTATGGTTTACCTTGCGGCTCTATTTTTATATGCTCTCTGTGTAACTACCGGCCcaggttttattttttggattgttaTGCTAATTTACACTGAAATGTGTATTTTGCTTCAGTATTTATATCAGATCATCATCCAACATTCTGGATTGAGCATCCATCTGAGCTTACTTCAGGAATTAGGATTTCCTTCTCATAAAATAGTGTCATCTTTTGTTATCAGCAACTTGCCTCTATTTTTGGTGTATTTCTTTACTCTCTTACAAGCCTCCATTACTGCAAGAGAGGGCGAATGGGCGGTAGTTACAGAATTCAGCTTTCTTAAGAGAAGAAATCTTCATCAGAAGGAGACAGTAATGAGTTGCAGTTTTAGGAAGAGATTGCAGAAATTGATCTTACCTATAAAAGATGCGATGAAGCTGATGATAAGAAGTCTTCATAGATATTGGAAATCACTGACACATGGAGCAGAAACTCCTCCTTATTTTGTACAGCTGTCTATGGAAGTTAACTTATGGCCTGAGGATGGGATTCAGCCAGAGAGAATTGAGTCAGGAGTAAACAAGGTGCTCAACATTGTTTGTGAGAGGAGATGCAAGGAGAAGAACCTAAATTATTTCCACTTGGCGAGCAGGGTTCGTGTTCAAAGCATCGAAAGAAGTCCAGAAAACCCTAATATCGCTCTGGCTGTTTTTGAGGTGGTTTATGCCTCCCCATCTAAAGAATTTACCCCAGTGGAACGGTACCAGTCGCTAACTCCAGCAGCCGATGTAGcaaatgagattttaaaagcTCAACTTGATGGAATGTTTGAAGAAACAAGATTCCCATATCCTATACTCTCTGTGATTGGTGGAGGGAAAAGGGAAATTGATCTGTATGCCTACATCTTTTGTGCAGATCTGACAGTTTTCTTCTTGGTTGCCGTTTTCTATCAATcagtcataaaaaataacagtGAGTTTCTTGAAGTATATCAACTTGAAGACCAATTCCCAAAAgagtttgtatttattttaatggtaagcctttttttccttttgatacATTCTTCATAGCTTAAGTTTCAATTCATTTTATTGAGTTGTATGTCCATTGTGGTTTTACATATTACAAATCCATCAAATCCCTAATGGGGCCATTCTACATGAAAAAAGTTTTCCCCACAACTGATGATGTGGATCAGTTTTaggatttaaataaatgaaaccaTCTCAAATGTTGACCATCCGTTGTTATAAAGGCTGCATTGTCTGTAAAGGTCCCAATTAGTATGAAGTTCTGTACAACACTTGGCATTAAAACAcaattcatcaatttaattttcatggaGCATTGAAATATGCCCTCAATGAGCTCTTTCCTAGCATAAATTTGCCTTAGAATTGGATGAGTTTTATAGTAAGTTCATAAAATTATGGTGGACTATTTTCCGAAGTGTCTAATACTTGTATTGACATGAAACAAATCTCAGAATCTGAGTCCTTGAGTGGACTCAAAGAAGGCAAGTTGCAACAGCTAATCGAGCTGGTTTCTTGAATCtatattatttctaataaatctATTATCTTGAGcgaattttttgaagtgattaGAGTCGTTTCTCTTgcagattattttttttctgatagtCCTTGATCGTATCATATACCTTTGTTCATTTGCCAAGGGAAAAGTCATCTTCTATGTTTTCACCCTTATCCTCTTCACATTCTCTATCACAAAGTATGCCTGGTGCATGGAGCCTTCACACCAATGTGGTGGACAACTAGCACTCCGTGCCATTTATCTCACAAAGGCAATTTCTCTTGCACTACAGGCCATACAAATCCGATTTGGGATTGCTAATAAGGGTACTTTGTATCGTCAGTTTTTGACAAGTAGTGTTTCTCAAATTAATTATGTGGGTTTCCGAATTTATCGTGCTCTGCCATTTCTTTATGAATTGCGATGTGTACTTGACTGGTCCTGCACAACAACATCTTTGACTATGTACGACTGGTTGAAGGTGAGTTAGTTGCAGCTTTCAtcctataaatttttttacttatttaaattttaaactgcTACTACTATCTCCTTTTAGCCTCAACCTTCAtactattgttattattattattattgcaatgctgtttttgttgttgttgctgtTGTTGTTATTAGTAAATAATTGTATTTCCCCCATATTGTTGGTTGGTTTTTTGTCGTAATAGCTGTTTTCATAGAATAGTTATTTGAATTCCTGAATTCCAATCATTCATGCACATAATAGAATGGAGAGTAAAGATAATCCTCCAGTTGACTAAATGTTTAAGGGATCATCTTCTTGTTGCAGTCTCTTTTTATGTTCTGGAGTACTTTGTGGATCATGGTGTGGATACTTTGGACAGATTATATTTGTTCCAGTAGCCAAtaagtttggttctttggaaTATGCCTACATGTGTATATATGTGCATATTGATGTATATTTGTGTTTGTATGTCTATCTATAGATATATGGACATGGATATATGTAGGTGTCGTGTATGTCTGCACAGCGATATACACTTTCTAAACAGTTCTATAATGTAACCAAATAGGGCAAAGCATTGATTTGGAGATCCCATCTTAAAATAGGTAGTTAAAGTGAAACTCCTTTTGTTGCGTGACATTGTTTGAATTAAGACTTTGCCAATGAAATTTTACATGAAAGCTTATGCCATTGGGTTTGGGGCCTTGTCTCCATCCTTAAGATTGGAAGTTACAGAGATTGCCTTTTCTTTGTTCTTGctctcaaataaataaataaataaataaatccatcACTTTATCACTCCGGGCTTCAACAACAACAAATCAACAAATGAAAATAGATTTCCATCCCTTTATAACCATggcttcttcatttttttatggcTCTTCCCATTTCAACAGGGAGGTTGATTCTTTGCTTTCAAATTCTTTAAGACTCTATTATAAAATTCTGTAGACATGCTTGAAACACTGGAACTTTAAAGGTAATGCTTTGACCCAAATTTTTGGAGCATTCTAGGTATCGAGAATGACTCATCTTATAAATTATTCATTGTTAAAGTTTGTCAGCAGTTTGGTCTTGTCAACCTCAGCCCTACCTGTGCGTATACAAGTTTATTACTGTGAAATGAGTATGTTTAAGATGTTGAGAAACTAACTGGCGTATTTAGACATTAAGGAATGCCTAGATTATTGCGATGCTATCTTACTTGGGAATATTAtgaatttcatgatttatttcAAAACAGGCTAGGTTTTGAATTGTGAGATCAAGTGGTAGTTTGGTACCAAGGTTGCAATTGATAACGTTCTCTATCCTTCTAAACAAAATATCAAACCAAGTTGCATGGCAATTTTCTATTGCCTAGTCTTCATGTTCCTTAATTCTATAGAATATTTTACTAGAAAGATGATTGCTTTGCACATAATATGATCAATAAATTCAGTAGGTAGTTTTGCCTCGTTATAGGTatgaggatatatatatatatatatattttgttttgttttcttatatACCTATTAGTTTTAGTATATAACATGAATGCTTAAGATCTGACATGAGCTTTCTTCTCAGTTGGAGGATATTCATGCCAGCTTGTTTCTCGTCAAATGCGATGCTGATTTAAATAGGGCTAGACACCAACAAGGGCAGAAGCAAACCAGAATGACTAAATTCTGCAATGGGATATGCTTGTTCTTCATATTGATGTGTGTTATATGGGCTCCTATGCTGGTGAGAGTCTTGAACCAAATCTGATAATCTGTTCTGGAAAATCTAGTTTCCACAACATTCTTTAGCAAAATTTCAACAATTCGGGAAAATCTAAATAATATAACTAGGCTTACCATACCTTTTTGACACATTGGACTCTTTCCCcagttgaaaagaaaaatgctaTTTTGTAGGGAGTTTATTTCTGAAATTGAATCCTATGGAAAAATATGTGACAAACTTCTCTATTCAGGTACCAAAATATGCTAGCAAGTAAAATTTCATACCTAAAAAACTCCTTAATTAAAATCATTGAAGAAGTTCTTTCAATTCCTAAATTTCCTATTCTGTAAGTGGGTCACGTCACATGATCATTACTTAGAGTATGTGTACGAATGATCTCACAAAGATTATGAGTAGGAAAAGGAAACAATTATTGATGCCCTAGCTTATCCGTAAATCTTTGAGTTGTGTGAATAACAGTCCATTGTGAAAATCAGAGACCGTCAAATGACCAGGCTGCCCTTTTTAATGCATACCATTAAGAGGATGCTAGAGGAAATGAATTTCTTACAAACATGTCAAGCTTGCTTGGTTTGAATTTCATTTCCATATTAAAATGAGTGGAACTAAAGCATGAATTATGAAGGTAATTAGCAGTAAAATGCCAGAAAATTCCTAAATTCTCATTAACTACCATTCTATGTATATGTTCCATGGATTGGTTTGGTGGAACACATCAGAACCATATCTTCATTGGAGCCATTTTTTAGTGTTATTCATCAGTATCTacaatcaaatttttaatttttatttttttaaatacatatgTTTTTCATGGACAGATGTACAGCAGTGGTAACCCTACGAACATTGCAAACCCTATTAAAGATGCCAGCATTCGAATTGATATAAAGACAACAGGTGGAAGGCTTACTTTGTTTGAAACCACTCTATGTGAAAAGCTCTCATGGGATGAGCTTGATGTACATTTTAATCTGGATCCTCAAGGTTATCTAAGTGCATACACTGAAAAAGATGTTCAATTAATATGCTGCCAAGCTGATGCAAGCTCTGTTTGGGTTGTTCCCCAGGTTGTCCAGTCTAGATTTGTTCAATCTCTTAAGTGGAGTATGGACATTATTTTTTCTTGGCAATTTATAAGGGATAggccaaaaggaaaagaaattgtgAAATATGAACTTGTTGTCCAGGATCAGGATCTTCCAAAACCATCCGAAGTGATGGAAGTGATAAATGGTACTGCCAACACTTTCAGAATATATAATGTGTATCCTAGATACTTCCGGGTCACTGGCTCTGGCGATGTTCGGTTTCTTGAACAGGCGGTATGATACATCCAGCAATCTTAGTTCTTTTCCAAATATGTACACCTCTTATTCAGTTTGACCGTAATGGGCTTAATAGTTTCTGACTGGGCACTGAACAAAACCATGTTAAACCTAAAATGCAGGTAGATCTGGTTAGTGGGGATCTTGTTCTCAATCAAGGCAATCCAAAGTGGTGGTCTTTCCATGATATTGATGCATCTGCTGTAAATGGATGTGGCGAATTGGCAGGACCCATGGCTATCATAGTATCTGAGGAAACACCTCGTAAGTTCTAGAAATAATGTGAAAATGATTGTTACTCCTGTCTATTTTGCAGTCATCTATGCAGATGGAAGGTATATTGCTCTTCTTTTTTCTACCTTCTTCCTCCTTTTCTGCTGATAATCTGTCATACTCCTTCAGAGGGCATTCTTGGTGAAACACTAAGCAAGTTCAGTATTTGGGGTCTCTACATTACTTTTGTGCTAGCTGTTGGCCGCTTCATCAGACTGCAGTGTTCAGACCTGAGAATGAGAATACCCTTTGAGAATCTTCCCTCCTGTGACAGGTAAGCAATTTTCATGTCTGCTGCATGTCACTAGCTCGTCTGACACCCAGTAATGTTGTGAATAATTCTGCATATCTGAACCTCTGTTTGTGTTGCTCTTGGGTCTCAAATTCTCTCCAAAGTCCAGTTGATTGATTAGGTAGTGGGCTTTTCTTGTGTCATTAGTTTGGGGGTGGAAGAGCAATATTTGCACATACAAATTGGGAATGCAGTACAGCACCCTAAAATCCAATtatgggagatattttccatgtTAAACTGCATGAAATCCTCTTcaagttagaatttttttcattatggaTCTTCATGTCGCCCTTAgagtgggtcttggggtgtGACAAAGTGGTAGGTTCAAAGTGTGAATTGACCCAAACATTCATCTTGTAAGTTGTAACTAGGAGTGGTCTTGGGGTGTGACAATCTTCCCACTCATATGGTCTCCCTCTGGGGTTGGGAAAATAAGATGCATTAAACAGTTCTAAGATGTTCCCATCAACATCATCCTGTTTTCAGCAAAAGGAAAGTGAAGATCACTACTTAGCTTTTGATGGATTTTCATACTCTTTATGGCTAATGTCCCAACTGTACTTTTTTCAAGTTGATGTTGAAATTGCTTACATGATCGTTGCAGGTTGCTTGCAATATGTGAGGATATTTATGCAGCAAGGGCAGAGGGTGAGCTTGAAGTTGAAGAAGTTCTCTATTGGACACTGGTGAAAATCTATCGATCACCACACATGCTGCTTGAGTACACAAAACCCGACTAGATCATCAAACTAGTAGCTTGGATTTCCACTCCAGCAGCATGACCTCCACTCCAGGAGCATTGTTGCTGAATTCAAACTCTTGACATTGATTTGTTTAACATCTGCCAGCAGACAGAAAGCAACACTCTCTCAAAGGTTCTGTCAATGGGGAAGGTTAATTTGGGGTTCGAGTTAATTGTAACTTCATTCTTATGTTCATCTACTCAGAGAAGCTCCCTATAACGTTTTCCATTCTTTTTGAGTTTCAGGTATAGGATAATGAGGCATACCTATAAAGGAGGCAAAGAATGTAAAATAAAACCCCATGAACAATTTATAGATTAGCAACCAAACTGGGTTGTTCCCCATGTACAAATGTTGATGCTAAGTAAtgaaaaattgtgaaaattcaAGTATCTTATAGCCAGTACCATTGCTGATTACGTATTTAGTTTTTCATAAATATCATATGCTCAATTCTACATTTCCAGacaaaaaatttgatgaaataGAACGGTGGCCAACAAGCTTTTCTACTCGGAGGTTAATAAAGGCTTTTCCTGGGTTTGAACCAGTTTGGTTTGTAGTTTAAACATTAGATTGGAAGCATAGTTGGTTTCCACAAAGATCTTCTTTGAGATTACATATTGGTCAAATTTCATTGTTTGCTTGAACCCAACCTCGTTAAGAAAGAAGTTTGACATAAGATTTTTCCTAATGGAAGGAGTATAAAGTACATTTTTCAAAGTTTAGTACCCTTTTAAAGATGAGTTTTAGTTCAACCTTGCTACTTCCAAGCACTTGATTAGTGTGGATCACCAAGCATAATAATAGTATGAGGCTCCTTAAAAGGATTACGTCTTTAATCAATCTTTTTGAATTGGCGCTAGAGATTTCccgccatatatatatatatatatatatatatatccttcaACACTTCAAACCATGTTAATgtcattaatcatatttatgAAAGACTTTTTGATCATGTCATCCTAGTGAGTAATAAGTTCACATTTTCGATGTCTTCAAATTTGAGCAACTTGTTCACTTTTGCTACAAACAAGACAAACTTTAGATTATCGTCCATCTTTTGTTATTCATTTGACTTGGATTTCCTTTATCATTTCCTTTCttgagaatttttagaaaagtgACAATTTGGgtaaactaaattaatttacGTTTATATTGTTCTCTTATATGAGTGCATCTTGGTCTCTTGCATCATTTTCTATGCAAATATGTACGCGTGGTAACATTTGTAACATATTCCGAAGATGCATCTTCTTTTACTTATTGCACATGCTTTTCTAAAAGGattttttgattaaaagggttagTGAAAACTCAACTTCTAAAATTTAatcccctattttttttttggtctaattttgataaaaatgtcaTCATcgttattttcttgtaaaaataactttttgttgaaaacctatatgtaaatacttgaaatggtaaataatatttatgtaaaaaatggattatttgaaaaaaaaaaatataagaaatgttaaattcctaatttgagaattattttatccCATTTAACTAAATATTTCTTTCTAAAATTCCTATGGTAGTAGTGACTTGTCGATAATGTTAGCTACAACTAGGTTGCCACCAATTTTGATTCACCCACCTCCTCAGTGTCATAGTAGCTCTATAATGatttacaaatttaataataaacataaaaatgtaAGATAAGTCAAGAGATATTGATATCTACAATTGTACTCCTCCTTTTCATCTTGTTTAGTCTTCTCTCCATGCTTATAAAGCTCATCTTCATTCATGATATTTTCACTAGGAATGGGAATACAAACAACTTTGGGAAGATTAGGATAGAAAAGAACTTTTCCTTTCATCCTTTGAAGTGCGCTCCCCTTAGAAAAAAGTTAAGAGTTTGTTGACATGTCCAACATTCTCATTTTGCTTTTCAACAGTGGGCTCTCCTTCAAAATTTGGTTGAGTTCGGATTTTAAACTACGGTAAAAAGACTTGTAGTAATTGAGAAACAAAAACCAGAATAATTAGACTGACGCATAGAAAGCTTGTTCTCTTTGAAGGGATTCAATCTCTCTTTGGTTTGACAACTTGATGAAATTGATGCAACAGACTTCTCTTGCCTTGTCATCTCCAGGACATTAACCTAACTAATTTTATGTATAGTTCACACCAATATGTACATGAGACCTTGCTAAGAATATTTGACTGGAGGAGGTTCAATCCAGATCCTACTCTCATTCGAATCATCATTTACCTTAGGAATTCTATAAACCCGGGACGCAGACTTGGTTCCCAGACTTGCAGGCCCATAAGTGAAGAACTAGGGTGTGTTGGAAGAAAAATAGTAGACCCTGTTAGCTATCATTCTTGTTTGCTCTCCTGCTGAAATCCCAAACGAAATAACCCCAAGTAACATTGCTCCACCTTCCAAGCTTTCCATCTCTATCCAAGCCTTATTCAACCAATCAAACTTGAATATAGTGCACTGAGGCGGCTTACCAGCATCTGAGTCTCTCAAATATACCACACACAGATGTCCACCATATACGAGAAAATGGCTCGGCGGTCTTGGAAAATTGATCCAGCTCAAATATCTCATCAACGACTTGCACTCTTGGGTGGCGATATTGAAGCATGTCTACTCACCCACCATAGACTGTacagtaaaaatataaaaactgcCGTCCAGGTAAACGACACCAGAAGCTTGAATGGGTCGGTGGAAAGCAGAAAATTCCCATGTCTTCCATTCTATATTCCCAATGGAGTATGTGCTGATGAAACCTCGGCCATCTTTATAATGATGGGGCACAAAGAAGACACAGTCGGAGGAAGTTGGAGCAGAGGAGAATGTGGCCACATCATTGCAGTAAGGCCACTTTAAATTAGGCAGTGATATGATCTCTTTACTGAGAggattataaacaaaatatgaagTAAACTTAACTGGCTCCTTAGCCTTTTTGGAGAAAAGCGCCCAACCAGCTCTGGAAGCAGACACTTTTGCAAGGAACAGCTTGCTCGGCTTTCTCAAGTCACTCTTACTTCGATTAATGTGGGGTAGTCTGCGGGAAGGTTCAAAGAGTGCGCATACGCTACTAGTAGGTATAAAGACATAATTCATTATCCATGGCAATTCTTCAGTGGGTTGAATGTCAGTAATGGGTAGGTGTAGCCAACCCTTGCAAACTGCCTGGAAGCGGATTCGATCCCCTAGATACAACCGTTGCACTATTAATCTTAGTATATCTGGAAGAAGATCCGACCATGGCCGGATCTTTGTGCCACACTTGGAGCTTCTCTTTCCCTCACCCTCAACTGTACTGCCAATGGCTTGAAGAGGATTGGTATCTCCCGTtgtctttcttttccctttagCCATGGCTGCCGTAGACTTCAAGATTTCCCTAAACTAGCTCAAGATATATGCTAACATGTTTTCTAACTAAACTCTAAAACTCCGAGCGAAAGAATTGCTCTCTCCCATCATCGTTAAAAGATATATTGCTTTGAaaggtatttatttatttatttacagaAATATGCCAAGTAAGGATATAATCCCAGAAATCTTCTCATTCAGAAAAGCTTTGGAATTCCTCTATTAAAAAGATTCAAACTATAGGAGCCAAAAAAGTCTcctccatttttatttatttaatttcctctattatttttatttttatattttaaaaaaaaaatcatgataatttttactttgaaagtccaaaacaaaaaactattttcataatGATAACCACCCTATACTCTAAAAATCAAGCtcaaatccttcaaattttgTAGAGAACTTTCTTTGCTAAAAATAAGGGATTCTATCAAGAAGGAAACAAGAAAAACTTCTTGGATCCTTGCATAGGATTCATCCATGAGTCGACTAAGCCCAATTGCgtgataaaatttaaacaatgtactttc
It contains:
- the LOC100245172 gene encoding piezo-type mechanosensitive ion channel homolog isoform X2, yielding MAVLYVYQLPIEFTKTFMWVANFLGLYKISAESEWSEICSGLSLLFFYYMLTWVRCDLMEMDFIMSSTENSLTEQLLPSKHSFFIRQSRSGVRHANVLLRGAVFRTFCINFFTYGFPISLLALSFWSFHFASLCALGLLAYVGHLLYAFPSVFHLHRLNGLLLVFILLWAASTYIFNVAFAFLNKKMGKDMEIWETIGLWHYPIPGFYLLAQFCLGILIALGNLVSNSVFLYLSDREGQSTRDNCTTEEKEETKVLIVATIAWGLRKSSRAIVLALIFLIATKPGFIHAVYMIFFMIHLLSHTISRRIRQALIVLCEGHFALLYILQLNLISKALEQKGSLARELLSQSGLLEGDSYGDFLKIAVLACFCAIHNNGFEVLFSFSAIVQHAPRPPIGFSVLKAGLNKSVLLSVYTSTSRESQHNNSSHERRIALYLSAVGKKFLSAYRSCGTYIAFLTILVTLYLVKPNYTSFGYLLFLLLWMSGRQLVEKTKRRLWFPLKVYAVAVFMFVYCLSVFLSFETWVSTIVDPYTAFGYNPEASILKNIWESLAVLIVMQLYSYERRNSKNLRLEDRDALELGAFAFVKRLLIWHSEKILFLALLYASLSPISAFGFLYLLGVVIFSILPKSSRVPSKLFLVYSGLLALVDYLFQMWGGHADMFPGQKRSYLSLFLGLRLFSRGFSGLESGLRGKVLVIIACVLQYNVFHWSENMPNGFGVRGEGEGPCALFGSAEEFPNDVLSCIKESKPSRDTTPLLGKKEERSSSLPSFNSGISQCFDQMHSEAGGSEGGNSRKSSCKYAWGSPKEGDKWNKKRILVFRKERLDMQKTALKLYIKYGIENMFSLFGLEINMIALLLASFAVLNAISLLYIASVAACVILHRQIIQKLWPMFVFSFASVIILEYLAIWLNLTPWKQHAPTEEKLPCHDCWRSSDLFFDYCRKCWLGIVVDDPRMLISYYVVFMLACFKFRANCLSSLSEAYTYQKIMSRFMKASVLSDLSFETKSMWTFIDYLRLYSYCHLLDLVLALILITGTLEYDILHLGYLGFAMVFFRMRLEILKKKNKIFKFLRMYNFALIVLSLAYQSPFVGDFSKGKWEMIDYISEVIGFYKYDYGFRITSRSALVEIIIFMLVSLQSYMFSSQEFDYVSKYLEAEQIGAIVSQQEKRAAWKTAQLLLIRKSEEQKRHRNLQVEKMKSEMLNLQIQLQSMSTNSNCGKTSPRNEGLRRRWNSSLDSHRVDGNPDKGENELKKEGTDSFSHFNTIESPERVRTGSPSAVESRKHSGDSLPEIIELKEKTTSYDFLYSDQRDKAKSQGKENPIISAVHLIGDGVSQVQSLGNLAVNNLVSFLNIDHEEPHSNEPLSEDGMYDEIESQEVGCKHFDRTFSTHSGTEGTMSDSAFLQIGMIFRYMWAQMRSNNDIVCYCCFILMFLWNFSLLSMVYLAALFLYALCVTTGPGFIFWIVMLIYTEMCILLQYLYQIIIQHSGLSIHLSLLQELGFPSHKIVSSFVISNLPLFLVYFFTLLQASITAREGEWAVVTEFSFLKRRNLHQKETVMSCSFRKRLQKLILPIKDAMKLMIRSLHRYWKSLTHGAETPPYFVQLSMEVNLWPEDGIQPERIESGVNKVLNIVCERRCKEKNLNYFHLASRVRVQSIERSPENPNIALAVFEVVYASPSKEFTPVERYQSLTPAADVANEILKAQLDGMFEETRFPYPILSVIGGGKREIDLYAYIFCADLTVFFLVAVFYQSVIKNNSEFLEVYQLEDQFPKEFVFILMIIFFLIVLDRIIYLCSFAKGKVIFYVFTLILFTFSITKYAWCMEPSHQCGGQLALRAIYLTKAISLALQAIQIRFGIANKGTLYRQFLTSSVSQINYVGFRIYRALPFLYELRCVLDWSCTTTSLTMYDWLKLEDIHASLFLVKCDADLNRARHQQGQKQTRMTKFCNGICLFFILMCVIWAPMLMYSSGNPTNIANPIKDASIRIDIKTTGGRLTLFETTLCEKLSWDELDVHFNLDPQGYLSAYTEKDVQLICCQADASSVWVVPQVVQSRFVQSLKWSMDIIFSWQFIRDRPKGKEIVKYELVVQDQDLPKPSEVMEVINGTANTFRIYNVYPRYFRVTGSGDVRFLEQAVDLVSGDLVLNQGNPKWWSFHDIDASAVNGCGELAGPMAIIVSEETPQGILGETLSKFSIWGLYITFVLAVGRFIRLQCSDLRMRIPFENLPSCDRLLAICEDIYAARAEGELEVEEVLYWTLVKIYRSPHMLLEYTKPD